From Synchiropus splendidus isolate RoL2022-P1 chromosome 10, RoL_Sspl_1.0, whole genome shotgun sequence, the proteins below share one genomic window:
- the nr0b1 gene encoding nuclear receptor subfamily 0 group B member 1, giving the protein MATPTGCRCRGASSRSAAVSSSILYSILKSDSVEASADQQPQHLLRRSCPASAASAHEPRQQACSCGATRRRGALRSPQVTCKAASAILVKTLRFVKNVPCFRELPEDDQLTLIRSGWAPLLVLGLAQDRVDFETTETVEPSMLQRILTGQPERAGEPQAAQSRAALGVSVVDIEAIKAFLKKCWSVDISTKEYAYLKGAVLFNPELEGLRCLHYIQALRREAHQALNEHIRMIHHEDATRFAKLLIALSMLRSISPPVVTQLFFKPIIGAVNIEDVLMEMFYGK; this is encoded by the exons ATGGCCACGCCGACGGGCTGCCGCTGCCGGGGCGCCAGCAGCCGCAGCGCCGccgtcagcagcagcatcctCTACAGCATCTTGAAAAGCGACAGCGTCGAGGCGAGCGCGGACCAACAGCCGCAACACCTGCTGCGCCGCAGCTGCCCCGCCAGCGCGGCGTCCGCTCACGAGCCGCGGCAGCAGGCGTGCTCGTGCGGCGCCACGCGCCGCCGCGGCGCGCTGCGCTCGCCGCAGGTCACCTGCAAAGCCGCGTCCGCGATCCTGGTCAAGACGCTGCGCTTCGTCAAGAACGTGCCGTGTTTCCGCGAGCTGCCGGAGGACGACCAGCTGACGCTGATCCGCAGCGGCTGGGCGCCGCTGCTGGTGCTGGGACTCGCTCAGGACCGGGTGGACTTCGAGACCACGGAGACGGTGGAGCCCAGCATGCTGCAGCGGATCCTCACCGGGCAGCCGGAGCGCGCCGGCGAGCCGCAGGCCGCCCAGAGCCGGGCGGCGCTGGGGGTGTCGGTGGTGGATATCGAGGCCATCAAGGCTTTTCTGAAGAAGTGCTGGAGCGTGGACATCAGCACCAAGGAGTACGCCTATCTGAAGGGAGCCGTGCTCTTTAACCCGG AGTTGGAGGGTCTGCGCTGCCTGCACTACATCCAGGCGCTGCGGCGAGAAGCGCACCAGGCTCTGAACGAGCACATCAGAATGATCCACCACGAGGACGCCACGCGCTTCGCCAAGCTCCTCATCGCACTGTCCATGCTGAGGTCCATCAGCCCGCCCGTGGTCACCCAGCTCTTCTTCAAGCCCATCATAGGCGCCGTCAACATCGAGGACGTGCTCATGGAAATGTTTTACGGGAAGTAG